From a region of the Mucilaginibacter auburnensis genome:
- a CDS encoding TIGR03915 family putative DNA repair protein, with translation MATLIYDGTYQGWLTAVFDIYEYKFGDVFFSKDDAPAAVLFGSTHLVKTDEVKAKRVLNGLMQRLSTDAVKSIYKTFLSEIERVEEVMWRFVKYVFAVQHNVEEDLSNNAVRDVREAAKFVHRETHRMKAFVRFKLTNDGLFYAMVEPDCNVLPLIVNHFKNRYADQRWLIYDTKRRYGIYYDLEAVNNVQLQFSEATGNSDALASILDERELFFQDMWRKYFGAVNIKARKNMRLHIQHMPKRYWKNLIEKTTGGI, from the coding sequence ATGGCTACCTTAATTTACGACGGCACTTACCAAGGCTGGTTAACAGCGGTGTTTGATATTTATGAATATAAATTTGGCGATGTTTTTTTTAGCAAAGATGATGCACCTGCCGCGGTTCTTTTTGGTTCAACACATTTGGTAAAAACAGATGAAGTTAAAGCGAAAAGAGTATTGAACGGATTAATGCAGCGCTTATCTACAGACGCTGTTAAAAGTATTTATAAAACTTTTCTGTCTGAAATTGAAAGGGTAGAAGAAGTGATGTGGCGTTTTGTAAAATATGTTTTTGCTGTGCAGCATAATGTTGAAGAGGACTTGAGCAATAATGCTGTTCGGGACGTGCGGGAAGCCGCCAAGTTTGTACATCGCGAAACGCATCGTATGAAGGCCTTTGTTCGGTTTAAATTAACTAACGATGGTTTGTTTTATGCGATGGTAGAACCTGACTGCAATGTGTTACCATTGATTGTAAATCATTTCAAAAATCGCTATGCCGACCAACGCTGGCTGATCTACGATACCAAACGCCGTTATGGTATTTATTATGATTTGGAAGCTGTAAACAACGTTCAGTTGCAATTTTCGGAAGCAACGGGAAACTCAGACGCGTTAGCATCCATTCTTGATGAACGGGAGCTATTTTTTCAGGATATGTGGCGCAAGTATTTTGGCGCGGTAAATATAAAAGCCCGCAAAAATATGCGCCTCCATATTCAGCATATGCCTAAACGCTACTGGAAAAATTTGATAGAAAAAACTACCGGCGGCATATAA
- a CDS encoding SDR family oxidoreductase has protein sequence MKVFVTGASGFVGSAIVEELLNNGHQVLGLVRNEKGAEMVASLGAETLLGDVNDSDIITKGAQTCDAVIHTAFNHDFTQYKASCEADRKVIGIFADALAGTSKPLVVTSGVGILHYNREVTEMDALTAGADVIPRAASEEAANEAAAKGTDVYVVRLPASVHDAGDHGFVPMVINMAREHGASAYVGDGSNVWPAVHRTDAAAVYRLIIEQKPDLKTLHPVGDKGIPFIEIAKAVAKGLNLPLVSKTGDGVTAHFGWLAHFAGISCLASSELTKQTLGWEPKGLGLLADVEANYF, from the coding sequence ATGAAAGTATTTGTAACAGGAGCCTCCGGATTTGTAGGCTCGGCAATAGTTGAAGAACTGCTTAATAACGGTCATCAGGTATTAGGCCTGGTGCGCAATGAAAAGGGTGCGGAAATGGTAGCCTCTTTAGGTGCTGAGACTTTATTGGGAGATGTTAATGATTCGGATATCATCACTAAAGGCGCTCAAACCTGCGATGCCGTGATCCATACTGCCTTTAACCATGATTTTACGCAATACAAGGCCAGCTGCGAAGCCGATAGAAAAGTGATAGGCATTTTTGCTGATGCTTTGGCCGGGACAAGTAAACCATTAGTTGTAACATCAGGTGTTGGCATTTTGCATTACAACAGGGAAGTAACCGAAATGGATGCTTTGACAGCCGGCGCTGACGTTATACCCCGCGCCGCTTCCGAAGAAGCTGCAAATGAAGCTGCGGCAAAAGGTACTGATGTGTATGTAGTAAGATTGCCCGCAAGCGTACATGATGCCGGCGATCATGGTTTTGTGCCAATGGTAATTAATATGGCCCGAGAACACGGAGCATCTGCTTATGTTGGCGATGGCAGCAATGTTTGGCCAGCCGTTCATCGTACAGATGCAGCAGCGGTTTACCGCCTCATAATCGAGCAAAAGCCTGATTTAAAAACGCTTCATCCTGTTGGTGATAAAGGAATACCATTTATTGAGATTGCAAAAGCAGTTGCTAAAGGCTTAAATCTGCCGCTGGTTAGCAAAACCGGAGATGGGGTTACCGCGCATTTTGGTTGGCTGGCACATTTTGCGGGTATAAGTTGCCTGGCATCCAGCGAGCTTACAAAGCAAACATTGGGTTGGGAGCCTAAAGGATTGGGATTATTAGCAGATGTAGAAGCAAATTATTTTTAA
- a CDS encoding Crp/Fnr family transcriptional regulator codes for MTDVLKDYLQNNSQICDSDVKLICDLAVPRQLRKGEFLLEQGAICRHKTFIAKGLLRTYSLTADGHEHILQFAPENTWTLDAESYNKTVPSKYNISAVENSRVLMWAKPDFDHLLLAVPALKLFSDHIISENVQATRNRLHTILSAGPEERYEDFLKNTPHLLQRLPLKMIAAYLGISLKTLNRVRQAQLQRI; via the coding sequence ATGACCGATGTTTTAAAAGATTACCTGCAAAATAATAGCCAGATCTGTGATAGCGATGTTAAACTGATCTGTGATCTCGCGGTTCCTCGCCAACTTCGTAAAGGCGAGTTTTTGTTAGAGCAGGGAGCAATTTGCCGGCATAAAACTTTTATTGCAAAAGGTTTACTTCGCACGTATAGCCTTACCGCCGATGGTCATGAACACATACTTCAGTTCGCTCCTGAAAATACATGGACGCTGGATGCAGAAAGTTATAACAAAACGGTGCCATCAAAATACAACATTAGCGCCGTTGAAAATAGCCGGGTATTGATGTGGGCCAAGCCTGATTTTGATCATTTACTGTTAGCGGTTCCTGCATTGAAGTTATTCTCAGACCATATTATTTCAGAAAACGTGCAAGCTACGCGAAACAGGTTGCACACTATATTAAGTGCGGGTCCGGAAGAACGGTACGAGGACTTTCTGAAAAACACCCCTCACCTGCTGCAACGGCTACCTTTAAAAATGATAGCAGCTTACCTTGGCATATCACTTAAAACGCTTAACCGCGTTAGGCAGGCCCAGTTGCAGCGTATTTGA
- a CDS encoding OmpA family protein has translation MKNKILFAALFAAAALTQSCVSKKQYAALQTNYDNLQQKQKDLEKSYDLTQRELEGSRTRVKSLEEQISSERSNLASLQDALNKCLAGNTQGGANIAKLVDEINSSNKYIKQLISAKGKSDSLNMVLTNNLTRSLSREEMQGVDVQVLKGVVYISLSDNMLYKSGSYEISDQAGSTLSKISKIIKDYSDYDVLIEGNTDNVPIKQTNIRNNWDLSALRASSVVQTLQNTYGVDPKRLTAGGRGEYNPIADNSTEAGKIKNRRTQIIITPKLDQFMDLIGKAPETANK, from the coding sequence ATGAAAAATAAGATATTATTTGCCGCATTATTTGCAGCGGCAGCTTTAACACAAAGCTGTGTAAGTAAAAAACAATATGCTGCGCTTCAAACCAACTATGATAACCTGCAACAAAAGCAAAAGGATCTGGAAAAAAGCTACGATCTGACGCAACGGGAACTGGAAGGTTCACGAACCCGGGTTAAAAGTTTAGAAGAACAAATATCATCAGAACGTTCAAACCTTGCCTCTTTGCAAGACGCGCTAAATAAATGTTTAGCCGGCAACACACAAGGCGGTGCCAACATTGCCAAACTTGTTGATGAGATCAACTCGTCAAACAAATACATTAAACAGTTAATTTCTGCTAAAGGCAAAAGCGATTCGCTTAACATGGTTTTGACCAACAACTTAACCCGCTCGTTGAGCCGCGAAGAAATGCAGGGTGTTGATGTGCAGGTGCTTAAAGGCGTGGTTTATATATCATTATCCGATAACATGTTATATAAATCAGGTAGCTATGAAATATCAGATCAAGCGGGCAGTACGTTGAGCAAAATATCAAAAATCATTAAAGATTACTCAGACTATGATGTTTTGATAGAGGGTAATACAGACAACGTTCCTATCAAACAAACCAATATTCGTAACAATTGGGATTTGAGTGCTTTGCGCGCATCTTCAGTAGTGCAGACATTACAGAATACCTATGGCGTAGATCCCAAACGTTTAACGGCAGGTGGTCGTGGTGAGTATAATCCGATTGCTGATAATAGTACAGAAGCCGGTAAAATTAAAAACCGTCGTACGCAAATCATTATTACACCTAAGTTAGATCAGTTTATGGATCTGATTGGCAAAGCACCCGAAACTGCTAACAAGTAA
- a CDS encoding SGNH/GDSL hydrolase family protein: protein MFNNTNAFKRSFLRYFLLVFTVIYTNVTFAQTAQKGWVGTWGTARQLVEPNNMAPAPGLANNTIRQLVAVSIGGKKIRLKFSNEFSKAATTLKKVQIAVSKGGSAIDESTTKTLMFNGKEEVTMEPGVEITSDEISFKLTPRMQVAITIAYGQVSETVTGHPGSRTTSYILPGNQTGANTDYSAAVKTDHWYTVIGIDVQNKSKKAGAVATFGDSITDGRGSGTNKQNRWPDIFSMELLKDNATKDVGVLNMGIGGNAVLRGGLGPYALSRFEHDVLNQAGIKWVIIYEGVNDLGGKRDSTMAYRTASDLIAAYEKMIGQAHAKGIKVYGATIMAFKGNSYYNKHSEGARQKVNEWIRNSGKFDAVIDFDKTLRDPADPEMLLDSAQSGANDHLHPNEQGYVMMGKSIDLNLFK from the coding sequence ATGTTCAATAATACTAATGCTTTTAAGCGATCTTTTTTGCGCTACTTCCTGCTGGTCTTCACAGTAATTTATACCAACGTAACATTTGCTCAAACCGCTCAAAAAGGCTGGGTAGGCACGTGGGGTACTGCACGCCAGTTAGTTGAGCCCAATAATATGGCGCCAGCTCCCGGTTTGGCTAATAATACCATAAGGCAATTGGTAGCTGTTTCCATAGGCGGTAAAAAAATCCGACTTAAATTTTCAAACGAGTTTAGTAAAGCTGCCACTACCTTAAAGAAAGTACAAATAGCTGTTTCTAAAGGAGGTAGCGCTATTGATGAAAGTACTACTAAAACGCTAATGTTTAATGGTAAGGAGGAAGTTACCATGGAACCGGGTGTTGAAATAACTTCGGATGAGATTTCGTTCAAATTAACCCCACGAATGCAAGTGGCCATAACCATTGCATACGGTCAGGTTTCGGAAACTGTTACAGGACACCCGGGTTCGCGTACTACATCATATATATTACCTGGAAATCAAACAGGTGCCAATACTGATTACAGCGCTGCTGTAAAAACTGATCATTGGTACACTGTTATAGGCATTGATGTTCAAAATAAATCAAAAAAGGCCGGTGCTGTTGCCACATTTGGCGATTCGATAACCGATGGCAGGGGATCGGGCACCAATAAGCAAAACCGCTGGCCCGATATATTTTCAATGGAATTGTTAAAAGACAATGCTACTAAAGATGTTGGTGTGCTTAACATGGGCATTGGTGGTAATGCAGTGTTGAGGGGCGGCTTAGGTCCGTACGCGCTCAGTCGCTTTGAGCACGATGTATTGAACCAGGCAGGCATTAAATGGGTTATTATTTATGAAGGCGTAAATGACCTGGGTGGCAAGCGCGATAGCACAATGGCTTACAGAACCGCTTCTGATTTGATAGCCGCTTATGAAAAAATGATAGGCCAGGCACATGCTAAAGGTATTAAGGTGTATGGTGCTACCATTATGGCTTTTAAAGGTAACAGCTATTATAATAAACACAGTGAAGGTGCCCGCCAAAAAGTAAATGAGTGGATACGCAACAGTGGTAAGTTTGATGCTGTTATTGATTTTGATAAAACCCTGCGAGACCCTGCCGATCCTGAAATGTTGTTGGATTCTGCTCAATCTGGTGCTAATGATCATCTGCACCCTAATGAACAGGGGTATGTAATGATGGGTAAATCAATTGATCTGAATCTCTTTAAGTAG
- a CDS encoding NADP-dependent malic enzyme: MSDHRKTTDALDYHAMGRPGKIEVIPTKPTRSQRDLTLAYSPGVAEPCLRIAENEEDAYKYTAKGNLVAVISNGTAVLGLGDIGAQAGKPVMEGKGLLFKIFADIDVFDLELNTKNIDEFVNTVKILEPTFGGINLEDIKAPECFEIERRLKAEMNIPVMHDDQHGTAIISSAALINACELQEKDISKVKIIINGAGAAAISCARLYLSVGAQKENIIMLDRKGVIRADREALEPIKAEFATGADLYTLDQAVKGADVFIGLSSANTFSPEMLLSMAERPIVFAMANPDPEIAYDLAVSTRKDVIMATGRSDFPNQVNNVLGFPFIFRGALDVRATAINEEMKIAAVYAIAELVKKPVPESVTQAYNVKHLAFSNEYIIPKPMDPRLISTVSPAVAKAAIASGVARKVITDWSAYEEELNQRLGVENVMLRALTNKAKAAPKRVVFAEADNYKILKAAQIVKDEGTAIPILLGNKEQIQKLITENNLDLEGVQIFEPALETDKLKQYAEFLYKKRQRKGMSRKQANKLMLDRNYFGASMVQFGDADALISGITMDYALTIKPALHIIGTKPAVKRVAGIYMMLTKRGPIFLGDTSVNKEPSVDELVDITVLVNDAVKKFNVEPRIAMISYSNFGSTDGTIPEKTAEVVRIIKEHHPEILIDGEMQVNFALNPKLLAENFEFSALTDAPANTLVFPNLESGNVAYKILQELGEAEAVGPILLGLNKPVHVLQMGSTVREIVNMVNIAVIDAQGC; encoded by the coding sequence ATGAGCGACCACAGAAAAACTACCGATGCCCTTGACTATCATGCCATGGGCAGGCCCGGCAAAATAGAAGTTATACCCACCAAGCCCACCCGTTCACAGCGCGATCTTACACTTGCTTATTCACCGGGTGTAGCCGAACCATGCTTGCGAATAGCGGAGAATGAGGAAGACGCTTATAAATACACCGCTAAAGGTAATTTAGTAGCTGTAATAAGTAACGGAACCGCTGTTTTAGGCTTGGGCGATATTGGCGCTCAGGCGGGTAAGCCTGTAATGGAAGGCAAGGGTTTATTGTTCAAAATATTTGCCGATATAGATGTTTTTGACCTCGAGCTGAACACAAAAAATATTGACGAATTTGTAAACACCGTAAAAATACTTGAACCTACTTTTGGCGGTATCAACCTGGAAGATATTAAGGCGCCTGAATGTTTTGAAATAGAAAGACGCTTAAAAGCCGAAATGAATATTCCTGTGATGCATGATGATCAACATGGCACCGCTATTATTTCATCTGCAGCATTGATCAATGCCTGCGAGTTGCAGGAGAAAGACATCAGCAAAGTAAAGATCATTATTAACGGTGCCGGAGCTGCCGCTATATCATGCGCGCGCCTTTATTTGAGCGTTGGCGCGCAGAAAGAGAATATTATTATGCTGGACAGAAAAGGAGTTATCCGTGCAGACAGGGAAGCGCTTGAGCCAATAAAAGCCGAATTTGCAACCGGTGCAGATCTGTATACTTTAGACCAAGCTGTTAAAGGAGCCGATGTATTTATTGGTTTATCAAGTGCCAACACATTTAGCCCTGAAATGCTGCTTTCAATGGCTGAACGTCCTATCGTTTTCGCCATGGCTAATCCTGATCCTGAAATAGCTTATGACCTTGCTGTGAGTACCCGCAAGGATGTGATCATGGCCACCGGACGTTCTGATTTCCCTAATCAGGTAAATAATGTATTGGGCTTTCCATTTATTTTTAGGGGAGCATTAGATGTAAGAGCGACTGCCATTAATGAGGAAATGAAGATCGCTGCTGTTTATGCCATTGCTGAACTGGTTAAGAAGCCCGTACCCGAATCGGTTACACAGGCTTATAATGTTAAGCACCTGGCATTCAGTAATGAATATATTATTCCAAAACCAATGGACCCAAGGCTGATCAGCACGGTTTCGCCTGCTGTGGCTAAAGCGGCTATTGCATCGGGTGTAGCACGTAAGGTTATAACTGATTGGAGTGCGTATGAAGAAGAACTCAACCAACGTTTGGGTGTGGAGAACGTTATGCTGCGCGCGCTCACTAACAAGGCTAAAGCAGCTCCTAAGCGTGTTGTGTTTGCAGAGGCTGATAATTATAAAATTTTAAAGGCGGCACAAATTGTAAAAGATGAAGGTACCGCCATTCCCATTCTTTTAGGTAACAAAGAGCAAATACAAAAGCTAATTACAGAAAACAACCTCGACCTGGAAGGCGTACAAATATTTGAACCTGCCTTAGAGACCGATAAGCTGAAACAGTACGCTGAGTTTTTATACAAGAAAAGACAGCGAAAGGGTATGAGTCGTAAACAGGCTAATAAGTTGATGTTAGACCGTAATTACTTTGGCGCATCTATGGTACAATTTGGGGATGCCGATGCGCTGATCTCGGGCATTACTATGGATTATGCTTTGACCATTAAACCCGCACTGCACATCATCGGCACAAAACCGGCGGTGAAAAGGGTGGCAGGTATTTACATGATGTTAACCAAACGCGGCCCTATATTTTTGGGCGATACCAGCGTAAATAAAGAGCCATCTGTTGACGAACTGGTTGATATTACTGTATTGGTAAATGATGCTGTAAAGAAGTTTAACGTTGAGCCTCGTATAGCCATGATATCCTACTCCAATTTTGGTTCAACTGATGGAACTATTCCTGAGAAAACAGCCGAAGTGGTGCGCATTATCAAAGAGCATCATCCGGAAATTTTAATTGACGGAGAAATGCAGGTGAATTTTGCGCTCAATCCAAAGCTACTTGCCGAAAATTTTGAATTTAGCGCTCTTACAGACGCTCCGGCTAATACGTTGGTATTCCCCAACCTTGAATCGGGTAACGTAGCATATAAGATATTGCAGGAGTTAGGAGAGGCAGAGGCGGTTGGACCAATATTATTAGGCTTGAATAAACCAGTGCACGTTTTGCAAATGGGTAGCACTGTACGCGAGATAGTTAATATGGTTAATATTGCAGTTATTGACGCGCAAGGCTGCTAA
- a CDS encoding RNA polymerase sigma-70 factor, translated as MRVSDEELVRLMAADNEKAFQILYNRYWDKLLIRAYSILKAHELAEEVVQDSFINLWKKRHTITIKHTFNTYISAVVKYEVLRKLAKQPTTLYMEDIAVVAIHDHSTQNRLDFDDLHAQIEQTVKVLPDKCQLVFRLSREEGLTAKQISDALQISPKTVEAHITKALKTLRVSLGSFFM; from the coding sequence ATGAGGGTTTCTGACGAGGAGCTTGTGAGATTAATGGCAGCCGATAACGAAAAGGCTTTTCAAATACTTTACAACAGGTATTGGGATAAGTTGCTTATAAGGGCTTACAGCATTTTAAAAGCGCATGAACTTGCCGAAGAAGTTGTTCAGGATTCATTCATTAATTTATGGAAAAAACGTCATACCATTACTATTAAACACACTTTCAATACTTACATTTCTGCTGTAGTTAAGTACGAGGTACTTAGAAAACTGGCCAAGCAACCAACAACCTTATATATGGAAGATATAGCTGTTGTAGCTATACATGATCATTCCACTCAAAACCGTCTTGATTTTGACGACCTCCATGCCCAAATAGAACAAACAGTTAAAGTGTTGCCAGATAAATGTCAACTGGTATTCCGTTTAAGCAGGGAAGAAGGTCTTACCGCCAAACAAATTTCAGATGCCTTACAGATCTCTCCAAAAACCGTTGAGGCGCATATTACAAAAGCTCTAAAAACACTTCGTGTGAGTTTAGGTAGCTTTTTTATGTAA
- a CDS encoding FecR family protein, with amino-acid sequence MQYLSKEKIQELSDKWLKGTITADELAVLEDWYNSHPNKDINWTAGDWDEKQLKERLYYNIQSQLADELTPAKFNYKKILYSAAAMVTLAIGALYLYSRNAVVKEQELAANPVIVSTGNLNKATLTLSDGRIVELNGATNGIIASDAGTDIRKTANGEILYSAGHDEAKSNAVAFNTISTPKGGQFQISLPDGSKVWLNALSAVKFPAVFKGKERLVELTGEAYFEVAKNREMPFKVKMPDGTLVEVLGTHFNIAAYPGDKSVDATLLEGSIDIQKGNIKKLMVPGEMAEVTDKIQLRHVNVEDAVSWKNGLFRFDNASVSAVMREMERWYGVEVVYSDGMPDNEITGYISRNAKLEEVLKMLELSDVRTKQQGNKIIVLKN; translated from the coding sequence ATGCAGTATCTGTCTAAAGAGAAAATTCAGGAGTTGTCAGATAAATGGTTAAAAGGAACCATAACTGCTGATGAACTTGCTGTTTTAGAAGATTGGTACAACAGTCACCCTAATAAAGACATTAATTGGACGGCGGGTGATTGGGATGAAAAGCAACTTAAGGAAAGATTGTATTATAACATACAATCGCAACTTGCTGATGAGCTTACGCCGGCGAAATTCAATTACAAAAAAATCCTGTATTCAGCAGCTGCCATGGTTACCCTAGCTATTGGCGCTCTTTACTTATACTCGCGTAATGCAGTTGTTAAAGAACAGGAGTTAGCAGCCAATCCGGTTATCGTTAGTACCGGTAACTTAAATAAAGCTACGCTAACGCTTTCGGATGGGAGAATTGTTGAGTTAAATGGCGCTACAAATGGCATAATTGCATCCGATGCAGGTACCGACATACGCAAAACGGCCAATGGAGAAATATTATATAGCGCGGGGCATGATGAAGCAAAGTCAAACGCTGTTGCCTTTAATACTATCAGTACGCCAAAAGGGGGGCAGTTTCAAATATCATTACCTGACGGCAGCAAGGTATGGCTCAACGCGCTTAGTGCTGTAAAATTCCCCGCGGTATTTAAAGGCAAGGAAAGATTGGTTGAGCTTACCGGTGAAGCCTACTTTGAGGTAGCTAAGAACAGGGAAATGCCATTTAAAGTAAAAATGCCCGATGGTACTTTGGTAGAAGTATTGGGTACGCATTTCAATATAGCGGCCTATCCTGGAGACAAAAGCGTTGATGCCACCTTATTGGAAGGATCAATAGACATACAAAAGGGTAACATCAAAAAATTAATGGTTCCCGGTGAAATGGCTGAAGTGACTGATAAGATCCAGCTGCGTCATGTAAATGTTGAAGACGCGGTATCATGGAAAAACGGCTTGTTCAGATTTGATAACGCAAGCGTAAGCGCGGTAATGCGTGAAATGGAGCGATGGTACGGCGTAGAAGTTGTGTATAGTGACGGAATGCCTGATAACGAGATAACAGGTTATATTTCCCGCAATGCCAAACTTGAAGAGGTGTTGAAAATGCTTGAACTAAGCGATGTTAGAACTAAACAACAAGGAAACAAAATTATAGTATTGAAAAACTAA